Proteins encoded within one genomic window of Halomonas sp. YLGW01:
- the dnaB gene encoding replicative DNA helicase — MNESVELDQETAALKVPPHSLEAEQSVLGGLMLDNSAWDAVSEQLVAGDFYRYEHRLIFNAMAGLAEGAHPLDVVTLSEALENRDQLDTVGGLAYLAELARNTPSASNIRAYAEIVRERATLRKLIQAASQVADSAFAPQGRPADELVNEAERLVFQISEDRPKSGGPIGMSELLAKAVDRIDEMFNMEGEMTGLSTGFRDLDDMTSGLQPSDLVIIAGRPSMGKTTFAMNLVEHAVISSDKPVMVFSMEMPAESLMLRMLSSLGRIDQTRVRTGQLEDEDWPRLTSAVNLLKDKQLFIDDTAALSPNEMRSRIRRVVREHGNIGLVMIDYLQLMQIPGFSENRTGEISEISRSLKGIAKEFGCPVVSLSQLNRSLEQRPNKRPVMSDLRESGAIEQDADVIAFVYRDEVYNPDNPDNQGLAELIIGKQRNGPIGTVHMAFIGKYTRFEDLAPDSYGQHFGE; from the coding sequence ATGAATGAATCTGTCGAGCTCGATCAGGAAACTGCCGCACTGAAGGTGCCGCCCCACTCCCTGGAGGCCGAGCAGTCGGTGCTGGGTGGCCTGATGCTGGACAACTCGGCCTGGGACGCGGTCTCCGAGCAGCTGGTGGCCGGCGATTTCTATCGCTATGAGCACCGGCTGATCTTCAATGCCATGGCGGGCCTGGCCGAGGGGGCGCATCCCCTGGACGTGGTGACGCTGTCCGAGGCGCTCGAGAACCGCGATCAGCTGGATACCGTCGGCGGCCTCGCCTATCTGGCCGAGCTCGCCCGCAACACTCCGTCGGCGAGCAACATCCGTGCCTATGCCGAGATCGTTCGCGAGCGAGCCACGCTGCGCAAGCTGATCCAGGCGGCCAGCCAGGTCGCCGACAGCGCCTTTGCCCCTCAGGGGCGGCCGGCCGACGAGCTGGTCAACGAGGCGGAGAGGCTGGTCTTCCAGATCAGCGAGGACCGCCCCAAGAGCGGTGGCCCCATCGGCATGAGCGAGCTGCTGGCCAAGGCGGTGGATCGCATCGACGAGATGTTCAACATGGAAGGCGAGATGACCGGGCTCTCCACCGGCTTTCGCGATCTCGACGACATGACCTCGGGGCTGCAGCCCTCGGATCTGGTGATCATTGCCGGACGTCCCTCGATGGGCAAGACCACCTTCGCCATGAATCTGGTCGAGCATGCGGTGATCTCCAGCGACAAGCCGGTGATGGTGTTTTCCATGGAGATGCCCGCCGAGTCGTTGATGCTGCGCATGCTGTCTTCGCTGGGTCGCATCGATCAGACACGGGTGCGCACCGGCCAGCTCGAGGACGAGGACTGGCCGCGACTGACCTCGGCGGTGAACCTTTTGAAGGACAAGCAGCTGTTCATCGATGACACCGCGGCCCTGTCGCCCAACGAGATGCGTTCGCGGATCCGTCGGGTGGTACGCGAGCACGGCAACATCGGCCTGGTGATGATCGATTACCTTCAGTTGATGCAGATTCCCGGTTTCTCCGAGAACCGCACCGGCGAGATCTCCGAGATCTCGCGCTCGCTGAAGGGAATCGCCAAGGAGTTCGGCTGTCCGGTGGTGTCGCTGTCGCAGCTCAACCGCTCCCTGGAACAGCGCCCCAACAAGCGCCCGGTGATGTCGGACCTTCGCGAATCGGGGGCCATCGAGCAGGACGCCGACGTGATCGCCTTCGTCTACCGTGACGAGGTCTACAACCCCGATAACCCGGACAATCAGGGGCTGGCCGAGCTGATCATCGGCAAGCAGCGTAACGGCCCGATCGGCACGGTGCACATGGCCTTCATCGGCAAGTACACCCGCTTCGAGGACCTGGCGCCGGACAGCTACGGTCAGCACTTCGGCGAGTAG
- a CDS encoding carbohydrate porin, with translation MNAAMLRTPLAAAVAVASFAMSGLASAQDSNLEQRLADLEARVAAAEARADAAEARAVSVEETVDAGQERLDEVARQASGEEGFSFNAYARSGLLIGEDGKSLPGGPNVTPAGGLGGHVGRLGNEPDTYAEAILNYRQAYDNGAKALYRTMIADGVQTSNDWTADESQLNVRQVFVELSDLPSFTGAFENASIWAGKRFDRDNFDIHWIDSDVIFLSGTGGGIYDVQLADSWKANFSVYGRSFSEFPVDSTNPDLTGDTDNLIFTANNYFGNWQWMLNAMSAADNDTRDLDNGSTAADSGAHTMLAYHGDSFFGLGEGNFKAALLHGQGLGAEVKSLGTDGDLTEDATATRLAVYGTTYLAPQWRIAPSVFAETSEDRYDEGDEYQWAGLNVRLANELTENFEMQYEASYQYMDLDQGPSGNAADGNYTKYTVAPTFKPQVGGFWQRPEIRVFATYSDWDEDLNEYSADDDFGEDGFNGSEWSFGVQTEVWF, from the coding sequence ATGAATGCAGCCATGTTGAGAACTCCGCTCGCCGCCGCCGTTGCCGTCGCCAGCTTCGCGATGAGCGGCCTGGCCAGCGCCCAGGACAGCAATCTCGAGCAGCGTCTGGCCGATCTCGAAGCCCGTGTCGCCGCCGCCGAGGCCCGTGCCGATGCCGCCGAGGCCCGTGCCGTGTCAGTCGAGGAGACCGTCGATGCCGGCCAGGAGCGCCTGGACGAGGTGGCCCGCCAGGCCAGCGGCGAGGAGGGATTCTCCTTCAACGCCTATGCCCGCTCCGGTTTGCTGATCGGCGAGGACGGCAAGAGCCTTCCAGGTGGCCCAAATGTGACACCCGCGGGAGGCTTAGGTGGCCACGTCGGTCGGCTGGGCAACGAGCCGGATACTTATGCCGAAGCGATCCTCAACTACCGCCAGGCCTATGACAACGGTGCCAAGGCCCTCTATCGCACCATGATCGCCGACGGTGTCCAGACCAGTAATGACTGGACCGCTGATGAATCCCAGCTCAACGTGCGCCAGGTCTTTGTTGAGCTCAGCGACCTGCCAAGCTTCACTGGCGCCTTCGAGAACGCCTCCATCTGGGCCGGGAAGCGCTTCGATCGCGACAACTTCGATATCCACTGGATCGATTCCGATGTCATCTTTCTCTCAGGGACCGGCGGCGGGATCTACGACGTCCAGCTCGCCGACAGCTGGAAGGCCAACTTCTCCGTCTATGGTCGCAGCTTCAGCGAATTCCCTGTCGACAGTACCAATCCCGATCTTACCGGCGATACCGATAACCTGATCTTCACCGCCAATAACTACTTCGGCAACTGGCAGTGGATGCTCAACGCCATGTCGGCAGCCGACAACGATACCCGCGACCTGGACAATGGCTCCACGGCCGCCGATAGCGGTGCCCACACCATGCTGGCCTACCATGGCGATAGCTTCTTCGGGCTCGGCGAGGGCAACTTCAAGGCCGCGTTGCTGCACGGTCAGGGCCTGGGTGCCGAGGTCAAATCCCTGGGCACCGACGGTGATCTGACCGAGGATGCCACCGCGACGCGCCTCGCTGTTTATGGCACCACCTATCTGGCGCCCCAATGGCGGATCGCGCCCTCCGTGTTCGCGGAAACCAGCGAGGACCGTTACGACGAGGGAGACGAGTACCAGTGGGCCGGCCTGAATGTGCGCCTCGCCAACGAGCTGACCGAGAACTTCGAGATGCAGTACGAGGCCAGCTACCAGTACATGGACCTCGATCAGGGGCCGTCGGGTAATGCCGCCGATGGCAATTACACCAAATACACCGTCGCGCCGACCTTCAAGCCTCAGGTGGGCGGCTTCTGGCAGCGTCCCGAGATCCGCGTATTTGCGACTTACTCCGACTGGGACGAGGATCTGAACGAATACTCGGCCGATGATGACTTCGGCGAAGATGGTTTCAATGGCAGTGAGTGGAGCTTCGGTGTACAGACGGAAGTCTGGTTCTAA
- the rplI gene encoding 50S ribosomal protein L9: MEVILLDNIGKLGGLGDKVTVKPGYGRNYLMPYGLAVPATKENLEAFQAQRAELEAQAAERKAEAEARAAQLAEIELSLVAKSGEDGKLFGSIGPRDLAEAIAQAGIDIAKSEVRMPEGPLRKTGEYDIALQLHAEVASSVRVVIVAE, translated from the coding sequence ATGGAAGTCATTCTGCTCGACAACATTGGCAAGCTGGGCGGCCTGGGTGACAAGGTCACCGTCAAGCCCGGTTACGGCCGTAACTACCTGATGCCTTACGGCCTGGCCGTACCGGCAACCAAGGAAAACCTGGAAGCCTTCCAAGCCCAGCGTGCCGAGCTCGAAGCTCAGGCCGCCGAGCGCAAGGCCGAAGCCGAAGCGCGCGCCGCGCAGCTGGCCGAGATCGAGCTCTCGCTGGTCGCCAAGTCTGGCGAAGACGGCAAGCTGTTCGGTTCCATCGGTCCGCGCGACCTGGCCGAAGCCATCGCTCAGGCCGGCATCGACATCGCCAAGAGCGAAGTCCGCATGCCGGAAGGTCCGCTGCGCAAGACCGGCGAATACGACATCGCCCTGCAGCTGCATGCCGAAGTGGCATCCAGCGTGCGCGTCGTTATCGTCGCCGAGTAA
- the rpsR gene encoding 30S ribosomal protein S18: MARFFRRRKFCRFTAEGVKQIDYKDLDTLKAYVTETGKIVPSRITGTKARYQRQLSSAIKRARYLALLPYSDSHQ, from the coding sequence ATGGCACGCTTTTTCCGTCGCCGTAAGTTTTGCCGTTTCACCGCTGAAGGCGTGAAGCAGATCGACTACAAGGATCTGGACACTCTCAAGGCCTACGTCACCGAGACCGGCAAGATCGTTCCGAGCCGCATCACCGGTACCAAGGCACGCTACCAGCGTCAGCTGTCCAGCGCCATCAAGCGCGCTCGCTACCTGGCTCTGCTGCCGTACTCCGATAGCCACCAGTAA
- the rpsF gene encoding 30S ribosomal protein S6: MRHYEIVFMVHPDQSEQVQAMVERYTSLVTESGGSVHRLEDWGRRHLAYPINKIHKAHYVLMNVECSGETLEEIENIFRFNDAIIRSLVVRCKEAITEASPMMKPAEEKRPRREDKPRERTETAEAN; encoded by the coding sequence ATGCGTCATTACGAAATCGTGTTCATGGTCCACCCGGACCAGAGCGAACAGGTTCAGGCGATGGTCGAGCGTTATACCAGCCTCGTCACCGAGAGCGGCGGTAGCGTTCATCGTCTGGAAGATTGGGGCCGTCGCCACCTGGCGTATCCGATCAACAAGATCCACAAGGCTCACTACGTGCTGATGAACGTCGAGTGCAGCGGCGAGACCCTCGAAGAAATCGAGAACATCTTCCGCTTCAACGACGCGATCATCCGTAGCCTGGTCGTGCGTTGCAAGGAAGCCATCACCGAAGCTTCACCGATGATGAAGCCGGCGGAAGAAAAGCGTCCGCGTCGCGAAGACAAGCCGCGCGAACGTACCGAAACCGCCGAAGCTAACTGA
- the rlmB gene encoding 23S rRNA (guanosine(2251)-2'-O)-methyltransferase RlmB codes for MKRRPGQRGPKAPAGLDAVYGVHAVRALLARGEAPRELWVQEGSAGTRLADLIDEARGRGSRVQSQPRDALDALAQGAAHQGVIAFCPPLAAEGEESLWLRLKGWTKDTPPLLLILDGVTDVHNFGACLRSADAAGVDGVIVPKDKAAPLNATVRKVACGAAESVPVYQVTNLARAMGKLKEQGVWITGTAGEAEASVFDGDFTVPCALVMGAEGKGMRRLTREACDNLVKLPMVGSVSSLNVSVATGICLFEALRQRQLAS; via the coding sequence ATGAAACGACGTCCCGGTCAGCGGGGGCCCAAGGCGCCTGCTGGCCTAGATGCGGTATATGGCGTGCACGCGGTGCGCGCCCTGTTGGCGCGGGGCGAAGCACCCCGCGAACTCTGGGTGCAGGAGGGGAGTGCGGGCACGCGGCTCGCCGACCTGATCGACGAGGCTCGTGGCCGCGGCTCCCGCGTTCAGTCTCAGCCTCGCGATGCCCTCGATGCGCTGGCGCAGGGCGCGGCCCATCAGGGCGTGATTGCTTTTTGTCCGCCCCTGGCCGCCGAGGGCGAGGAGTCTCTGTGGCTCAGGCTCAAGGGCTGGACCAAGGACACGCCGCCGCTGCTGCTGATTCTCGATGGCGTCACCGACGTGCACAACTTCGGTGCCTGTCTGCGCAGCGCCGATGCCGCCGGTGTGGATGGCGTCATCGTGCCCAAGGACAAGGCCGCGCCGCTCAATGCCACCGTGCGCAAGGTCGCCTGCGGGGCCGCCGAGAGCGTGCCGGTCTATCAGGTCACCAACCTGGCGCGGGCCATGGGCAAGCTTAAGGAGCAGGGCGTCTGGATCACCGGCACCGCCGGCGAGGCCGAGGCCAGCGTCTTCGATGGCGACTTCACCGTGCCCTGTGCGCTGGTGATGGGAGCCGAGGGCAAGGGCATGCGCCGGCTGACTCGCGAGGCCTGCGATAACCTGGTCAAGCTGCCGATGGTAGGCAGCGTGTCGAGCCTCAACGTCTCGGTGGCCACCGGCATCTGTCTGTTCGAGGCCCTGCGACAGCGCCAGCTTGCAAGCTAG
- the rnr gene encoding ribonuclease R, which produces MTQWTLSDDPHAEREAHKYDNPVPSREYLLRRLEEAGKPITHENMSRLLGLDDEDQQEAVRRRLAAMERDGQVLRNRRGAYALIDKLDLIKGKVLGHRDGFGFILRDDGKKPDLVLPPRQMRRVFHGDHVLVRVSGRDRRGRDEATIAEVIARNTQTVVGIYRQNNDEFAVLIPENSRISQEVLIPHSASGGAQDGQVVSARIVQQPETRKQPVGEVIEVLGERMDPGMEIGIAIRSYDIPDQFPPEVDEQIASMSAEVAEDDKAHRIDLRHLPLVTIDDESAKDFDDAICAYQTKSGSWKLLVAIADVSHYVRPGSALDQEALTRGNSVYFPGQVVPMLPELLSNGLCSLNPAVDRLAMVCEMNISKTGAISRYRFYEAVFQSHARLTYNKVGKILQEPESPEGQALREEHASLVPSLEQLHELYGILRSARSERGAIDFETTETAILFNEERKIDAIVPRSRNDAHKIVEECMLAANVATARFLDKHDLPALYRIHQPPTPERLDRLRLFLNELGLSLGGGDEPTPQDYQALREVIKDRPDADIIQTVMLRSMNQAVYSPQNDGHFGLAYPAYAHFTSPIRRYPDLLVHRAIRSVIRGPRQTATVLRAEGASVEPPSRWSPYSFEQMVHFGEHCSMTERRADDATRDVEDWLKCEFMSDKVGDVFEGTIASVTQFGIFVRLDEVYVEGLVHVTSLPSDYYHYEAEKHRLKGERSGVSYRLGDGVTVQVARVDLDDRKIDFDLVDEKPRHKRAPRRKPGTEPQAQAAAKADKPQGDKPQSEKPKGRRRGPRKPRGGGGNKR; this is translated from the coding sequence ATGACTCAGTGGACGCTCAGCGACGATCCCCACGCGGAACGTGAAGCCCACAAGTATGACAATCCGGTACCCAGCCGCGAATACCTGCTGCGCCGCCTCGAAGAGGCGGGCAAGCCGATCACTCATGAGAACATGAGTCGGCTGCTGGGCCTCGACGACGAGGATCAGCAGGAGGCCGTGCGTCGCCGCCTGGCGGCCATGGAGCGCGACGGTCAGGTGCTGCGCAACCGTCGTGGCGCCTATGCGCTGATCGACAAGCTCGACCTGATCAAGGGCAAGGTGCTCGGGCACCGTGACGGCTTCGGCTTCATCCTGCGCGATGACGGCAAGAAGCCGGATCTGGTGCTGCCGCCGCGACAGATGCGCCGTGTATTCCACGGCGATCATGTGCTGGTGCGGGTCAGCGGCCGCGATCGCCGCGGCCGTGACGAGGCGACCATCGCCGAGGTCATCGCCCGCAACACCCAGACGGTGGTGGGCATCTATCGTCAGAACAATGACGAGTTCGCGGTGCTGATTCCCGAGAACAGCCGCATTTCTCAGGAAGTGCTGATTCCCCATAGCGCCAGCGGTGGCGCCCAGGACGGCCAGGTCGTCTCGGCGCGCATCGTCCAGCAGCCCGAGACCCGCAAGCAGCCAGTGGGCGAGGTCATCGAGGTGCTCGGCGAGCGCATGGACCCGGGCATGGAGATCGGCATCGCCATCCGCAGCTATGACATCCCGGATCAGTTCCCTCCCGAGGTGGACGAGCAGATCGCCTCGATGTCCGCCGAGGTGGCCGAGGACGACAAGGCGCATCGCATCGACCTGCGCCACCTGCCGCTGGTGACCATCGATGACGAGAGCGCCAAGGACTTCGACGATGCCATCTGCGCCTATCAGACCAAGTCGGGCAGCTGGAAGCTGCTCGTCGCCATCGCCGACGTCTCGCACTATGTCCGCCCCGGCAGCGCCTTGGATCAGGAGGCCCTGACACGCGGCAACTCGGTCTACTTCCCCGGTCAGGTCGTGCCGATGCTGCCGGAACTGCTGTCCAACGGCCTGTGTTCGCTGAATCCGGCGGTCGACCGGCTGGCCATGGTCTGCGAGATGAACATCTCCAAGACCGGCGCCATCAGCCGCTATCGCTTCTACGAGGCGGTCTTCCAGTCCCATGCCCGCCTGACCTACAACAAGGTCGGCAAGATCCTGCAGGAGCCGGAGAGCCCCGAGGGCCAGGCGCTGCGGGAGGAGCACGCCTCGCTGGTGCCGTCGCTCGAGCAGTTGCATGAGCTCTACGGGATCCTGCGCTCGGCGCGCAGCGAACGCGGGGCCATCGACTTCGAGACCACCGAGACGGCGATCCTCTTCAACGAGGAGCGCAAGATCGATGCCATCGTGCCGCGTTCGCGCAACGACGCCCACAAGATCGTCGAGGAGTGCATGCTGGCGGCCAACGTCGCCACCGCGCGCTTCCTCGACAAGCACGACCTGCCGGCGCTGTACCGCATCCACCAGCCGCCGACGCCCGAGCGACTGGATCGCCTGCGCCTGTTCCTCAACGAGCTGGGCCTGTCCCTGGGCGGCGGCGACGAGCCGACCCCGCAGGACTACCAGGCGCTGCGCGAGGTCATCAAGGACCGTCCGGATGCCGACATCATCCAGACGGTGATGCTGCGCTCGATGAACCAGGCGGTCTACTCGCCCCAGAACGACGGTCACTTCGGCCTGGCCTACCCGGCCTATGCCCACTTCACCTCGCCGATTCGTCGCTATCCGGACCTGCTGGTGCACCGCGCCATCCGCTCGGTGATCCGCGGGCCGCGCCAGACCGCGACCGTGCTACGGGCCGAGGGCGCCTCTGTGGAACCGCCCAGCCGTTGGTCGCCGTACTCCTTCGAGCAGATGGTGCATTTCGGTGAGCATTGCTCGATGACCGAGCGGCGCGCCGACGATGCCACCCGCGACGTGGAAGACTGGCTCAAGTGCGAGTTCATGTCCGACAAGGTCGGCGATGTCTTCGAGGGCACCATCGCCTCGGTCACCCAGTTCGGCATCTTCGTACGCCTCGACGAGGTCTACGTCGAGGGCCTGGTGCACGTCACCTCGCTGCCCTCCGACTACTACCACTACGAGGCCGAGAAGCATCGCCTCAAGGGCGAGCGTTCTGGCGTCAGCTATCGACTGGGCGACGGTGTGACCGTGCAGGTGGCACGGGTCGATCTCGACGACCGCAAGATCGACTTCGATCTGGTCGACGAGAAGCCCCGCCACAAGCGCGCGCCGCGCCGCAAACCGGGTACCGAGCCTCAGGCGCAGGCCGCCGCGAAGGCCGACAAGCCGCAAGGTGACAAGCCTCAGTCTGAAAAGCCCAAGGGCCGTCGCCGCGGGCCCCGCAAGCCGCGAGGCGGCGGTGGCAACAAGCGCTGA
- a CDS encoding DNA/RNA non-specific endonuclease produces the protein MGKLLSMGRSGLRRLMISGLFVVVATGLWYSQEAEYRNRLSWMGVTTWETPSPLNLHRVLRNDGFLVGWSDLRVNPLWASYWLTDDGAARIGDRPGFQRDWRTLWPVTTDSYRGSGYDRGHLAPNYAIAAVHGREAQRQTFLMSNMSPQRPNLNRQLWQRLEEAVMDHFVPRFGTLQVITGPIYADDFLDGVFRRVGFTQVPEAFYKILVVPSESPRVLAFIMPQDVSGNEPLDRFLASVDEIEARTGLDFFPQLPASVAARLEGGISDDGWALQVVARRPGRFQ, from the coding sequence ATGGGGAAGTTGCTGTCGATGGGGCGCAGCGGGCTGCGCCGCCTGATGATCTCGGGCCTGTTCGTGGTAGTGGCCACGGGGCTCTGGTACAGCCAGGAGGCCGAGTATCGCAATCGCTTGAGCTGGATGGGCGTGACGACCTGGGAAACCCCAAGCCCGCTGAATCTGCACCGGGTGCTGCGCAATGACGGCTTCCTGGTGGGTTGGTCCGACCTGCGGGTCAACCCGCTGTGGGCCAGCTACTGGCTCACCGATGACGGGGCGGCGCGCATCGGCGACCGCCCGGGCTTTCAGCGCGACTGGCGAACGCTGTGGCCGGTGACCACCGACAGCTACCGAGGCAGCGGCTATGATCGCGGCCACCTGGCGCCCAACTATGCCATCGCGGCCGTGCACGGCCGCGAGGCGCAGCGTCAGACCTTTCTGATGAGCAACATGTCGCCGCAGCGCCCCAACCTCAACCGCCAGCTCTGGCAGCGGCTGGAGGAGGCGGTGATGGATCATTTCGTGCCGCGCTTCGGCACCCTGCAGGTCATCACCGGCCCTATCTACGCCGATGACTTTCTCGACGGCGTCTTTCGCCGGGTGGGCTTCACCCAGGTCCCCGAGGCCTTCTACAAGATCCTGGTGGTGCCGTCCGAATCGCCGCGAGTGCTGGCCTTCATCATGCCCCAGGATGTCAGCGGGAACGAGCCGCTGGATCGTTTCCTGGCCAGCGTCGATGAGATCGAGGCTCGCACCGGCCTGGATTTCTTCCCGCAGCTGCCAGCGTCGGTGGCGGCGCGTCTCGAAGGCGGTATCAGCGATGATGGCTGGGCGCTACAGGTCGTGGCGCGGCGCCCCGGTCGCTTCCAGTAA
- a CDS encoding high-potential iron-sulfur protein: protein MANQSRRDFMRNSLLGLAALPLGAGILSRQALAQDLPRLDPENPQAKALNYVVKASDASDHPAYAEGEKCSNCMFYNADTQGCQLFPQNSVEAEGWCQSWTAA from the coding sequence ATGGCTAATCAGAGTCGCCGCGACTTTATGCGCAACAGCCTACTGGGCCTCGCGGCCCTGCCGCTGGGTGCCGGCATCCTGTCACGTCAGGCCCTGGCGCAGGACCTGCCGCGCCTGGACCCGGAAAACCCGCAAGCCAAGGCCCTCAACTACGTCGTCAAGGCAAGCGATGCCAGCGATCACCCGGCCTATGCCGAGGGCGAGAAGTGCTCCAACTGCATGTTCTACAACGCCGACACTCAGGGCTGCCAGCTGTTCCCACAGAACAGCGTGGAAGCCGAAGGCTGGTGCCAATCCTGGACCGCCGCCTGA